Proteins from a genomic interval of Papaver somniferum cultivar HN1 chromosome 4, ASM357369v1, whole genome shotgun sequence:
- the LOC113275912 gene encoding uncharacterized protein LOC113275912 → MNPQTSSKLAVVILTLFVVLVATTSSRSTRTTAEAEETLDLSSSIHNFIGVNKMDDRDSNVLQADDQPSIKEQMGATGCCDLCPCTKSIPPQCQCTDIKPQCHAKCKACRCTRSQPPQCRCMDMTSFCYPKCSSSPATHTHDVVGTLINGARN, encoded by the exons ATGAATCCCCAAACATCATCAAAACTAGCAGTAGTAATACTAACTTTGTTCGTAGTGTTGGTAGCAACAACTTCATCTAGGAGTACTAGAACTACCGCTGAAGCTGAAGAAACACTTGACTTGTCTTCTTCCATCCATAACTTCATCGGAGTTAACAAAATGGATGATCGTGACTCTAACGTACTCCAAG CAGATGATCAGCCAAGCATAAAGGAGCAGATGGGCGCTACAGGATGCTGTGATTTGTGTCCTTGTACAAAATCAATCCCACCACAATGCCAGTGTACCGACATCAAGCCTCAATGTCATGCAAAGTGCAAGGCGTGTAGGTGCACCAGATCCCAGCCTCCTCAATGTCGCTGCATGGACATGACTTCTTTCTGCTATCCAAAATGTTCATCCTCACCAGCAACACACACACATGACGTTGTCGGCACATTAATAAATGGTGCAAGGAACTAG
- the LOC113275911 gene encoding uncharacterized protein LOC113275911 isoform X4: MMGSLSLNSIFGELHGLMSHLDLMADSFQFTCFYGFVFFMCRENGQRNITISKAITAWKLVLSGRFRLLNQWCDFVEKHQRHNISEDTWHQILAFSRCVHEDLEGYDSKGAWPVLIDDFVAHMYRITRSNSCSSLNILLKCGDPKVQSCISDDAFPGLDIFSGSKRKSFSYSGEMDSLDSCSNSRIGTLLQCKRGRETSWGNQQGTSEANQQRNAMGDDYMEMVKPENSLDPRTNSMCVVEGSLSKGFAGLLSTGSYKP, encoded by the exons ATGATGGGTTCCTTGTCCTT GAATTCAATTTTCGGTGAGCTTCATGGGCTCATGTCACACCTGGACTTGATG GCAGATTCTTTTCAATTCACATGCTTCTATGGTTTTGTATTTTTCATGTGTCGGGAGAATGGACAAAGGAACATCA cTATAAGTAAGGCCATAACAGCTTGGAAATTAGTTTTAAGTGGTAGGTTTAGACTGCTTAACCAGTGGTGCGATTTTGTCGAG AAACATCAACGGCACAATATCTCGGAGGATACATGGCATCAAATCTTGGCCTTCAGCAGGTGTGTCCATGAAGATCTTGAGGGCTATGATTCTAAAG GTGCTTGGCCTGTTCTTATAGACGACTTCGTTGCCCACATGTACAG AATTACTCGATCCAACAGTTGTAGCAGTCTGAATATTCTTTTGAAATGTGGTGATCCAAAAGTGCAATCATGCATATCTGATGATGCTTTCCCTG GACTAGATATCTTTTCTGGCTCAAAGAGGAAGTCCTTTTCCTACTCCGGCGAAATGGATTCCTTGGATtcctgttcaaactctagaattgGAACTTTATTACAGTGCAAGAGAGGTAGGGAAACTTCCTGGGGCAACCAGCAAGGAACGTCAGAGGCCAATCAACAAAGAAATGCCATGGGTGATGACTATATGGAAATGGTTAAGCCCGAGAACTCATTAGATCCCAGGACTAACTCAATGTGTGTGGTTGAAGGTAGCTTGTCAAAGGGCTTTGCAGGACTTCTTTCTACAggttcttataaaccctaa
- the LOC113275911 gene encoding uncharacterized protein LOC113275911 isoform X1: MDSSGSNMVNIFDIYRRYCDIRSRSGHENAKEELNLLLKLIESKRMMGSLSLNSIFGELHGLMSHLDLMADSFQFTCFYGFVFFMCRENGQRNITISKAITAWKLVLSGRFRLLNQWCDFVEKHQRHNISEDTWHQILAFSRCVHEDLEGYDSKGAWPVLIDDFVAHMYRITRSNSCSSLNILLKCGDPKVQSCISDDAFPGLDIFSGSKRKSFSYSGEMDSLDSCSNSRIGTLLQCKRGRETSWGNQQGTSEANQQRNAMGDDYMEMVKPENSLDPRTNSMCVVEGSLSKGFAGLLSTGSYKP, from the exons ATGGATTCATCTGGTTCCAACATGGTAAACATTTTCGACATCTATAGAAGATATTGTG ATATTAGGTCAAGAAGTGGACATGAAAATGCAAAGGAGGAATTAAATCTTCTTTTGAAGTTAATAGAGTCGAAAAGGATGATGGGTTCCTTGTCCTT GAATTCAATTTTCGGTGAGCTTCATGGGCTCATGTCACACCTGGACTTGATG GCAGATTCTTTTCAATTCACATGCTTCTATGGTTTTGTATTTTTCATGTGTCGGGAGAATGGACAAAGGAACATCA cTATAAGTAAGGCCATAACAGCTTGGAAATTAGTTTTAAGTGGTAGGTTTAGACTGCTTAACCAGTGGTGCGATTTTGTCGAG AAACATCAACGGCACAATATCTCGGAGGATACATGGCATCAAATCTTGGCCTTCAGCAGGTGTGTCCATGAAGATCTTGAGGGCTATGATTCTAAAG GTGCTTGGCCTGTTCTTATAGACGACTTCGTTGCCCACATGTACAG AATTACTCGATCCAACAGTTGTAGCAGTCTGAATATTCTTTTGAAATGTGGTGATCCAAAAGTGCAATCATGCATATCTGATGATGCTTTCCCTG GACTAGATATCTTTTCTGGCTCAAAGAGGAAGTCCTTTTCCTACTCCGGCGAAATGGATTCCTTGGATtcctgttcaaactctagaattgGAACTTTATTACAGTGCAAGAGAGGTAGGGAAACTTCCTGGGGCAACCAGCAAGGAACGTCAGAGGCCAATCAACAAAGAAATGCCATGGGTGATGACTATATGGAAATGGTTAAGCCCGAGAACTCATTAGATCCCAGGACTAACTCAATGTGTGTGGTTGAAGGTAGCTTGTCAAAGGGCTTTGCAGGACTTCTTTCTACAggttcttataaaccctaa
- the LOC113275911 gene encoding uncharacterized protein LOC113275911 isoform X2, whose translation MDSSGSNMVNIFDIYRRYCDIRSRSGHENAKEELNLLLKLIESKRMMGSLSLNSIFGELHGLMSHLDLMNGQRNITISKAITAWKLVLSGRFRLLNQWCDFVEKHQRHNISEDTWHQILAFSRCVHEDLEGYDSKGAWPVLIDDFVAHMYRITRSNSCSSLNILLKCGDPKVQSCISDDAFPGLDIFSGSKRKSFSYSGEMDSLDSCSNSRIGTLLQCKRGRETSWGNQQGTSEANQQRNAMGDDYMEMVKPENSLDPRTNSMCVVEGSLSKGFAGLLSTGSYKP comes from the exons ATGGATTCATCTGGTTCCAACATGGTAAACATTTTCGACATCTATAGAAGATATTGTG ATATTAGGTCAAGAAGTGGACATGAAAATGCAAAGGAGGAATTAAATCTTCTTTTGAAGTTAATAGAGTCGAAAAGGATGATGGGTTCCTTGTCCTT GAATTCAATTTTCGGTGAGCTTCATGGGCTCATGTCACACCTGGACTTGATG AATGGACAAAGGAACATCA cTATAAGTAAGGCCATAACAGCTTGGAAATTAGTTTTAAGTGGTAGGTTTAGACTGCTTAACCAGTGGTGCGATTTTGTCGAG AAACATCAACGGCACAATATCTCGGAGGATACATGGCATCAAATCTTGGCCTTCAGCAGGTGTGTCCATGAAGATCTTGAGGGCTATGATTCTAAAG GTGCTTGGCCTGTTCTTATAGACGACTTCGTTGCCCACATGTACAG AATTACTCGATCCAACAGTTGTAGCAGTCTGAATATTCTTTTGAAATGTGGTGATCCAAAAGTGCAATCATGCATATCTGATGATGCTTTCCCTG GACTAGATATCTTTTCTGGCTCAAAGAGGAAGTCCTTTTCCTACTCCGGCGAAATGGATTCCTTGGATtcctgttcaaactctagaattgGAACTTTATTACAGTGCAAGAGAGGTAGGGAAACTTCCTGGGGCAACCAGCAAGGAACGTCAGAGGCCAATCAACAAAGAAATGCCATGGGTGATGACTATATGGAAATGGTTAAGCCCGAGAACTCATTAGATCCCAGGACTAACTCAATGTGTGTGGTTGAAGGTAGCTTGTCAAAGGGCTTTGCAGGACTTCTTTCTACAggttcttataaaccctaa
- the LOC113275911 gene encoding uncharacterized protein LOC113275911 isoform X3 has protein sequence MDSSGSNMVNIFDIYRRYCDIRSRSGHENAKEELNLLLKLIESKRMMGSLSLNSIFGELHGLMSHLDLMILFNSHASMVLYFSCVGRMDKGTSKHQRHNISEDTWHQILAFSRCVHEDLEGYDSKGAWPVLIDDFVAHMYRITRSNSCSSLNILLKCGDPKVQSCISDDAFPGLDIFSGSKRKSFSYSGEMDSLDSCSNSRIGTLLQCKRGRETSWGNQQGTSEANQQRNAMGDDYMEMVKPENSLDPRTNSMCVVEGSLSKGFAGLLSTGSYKP, from the exons ATGGATTCATCTGGTTCCAACATGGTAAACATTTTCGACATCTATAGAAGATATTGTG ATATTAGGTCAAGAAGTGGACATGAAAATGCAAAGGAGGAATTAAATCTTCTTTTGAAGTTAATAGAGTCGAAAAGGATGATGGGTTCCTTGTCCTT GAATTCAATTTTCGGTGAGCTTCATGGGCTCATGTCACACCTGGACTTGATG ATTCTTTTCAATTCACATGCTTCTATGGTTTTGTATTTTTCATGTGTCGGGAGAATGGACAAAGGAACATCA AAACATCAACGGCACAATATCTCGGAGGATACATGGCATCAAATCTTGGCCTTCAGCAGGTGTGTCCATGAAGATCTTGAGGGCTATGATTCTAAAG GTGCTTGGCCTGTTCTTATAGACGACTTCGTTGCCCACATGTACAG AATTACTCGATCCAACAGTTGTAGCAGTCTGAATATTCTTTTGAAATGTGGTGATCCAAAAGTGCAATCATGCATATCTGATGATGCTTTCCCTG GACTAGATATCTTTTCTGGCTCAAAGAGGAAGTCCTTTTCCTACTCCGGCGAAATGGATTCCTTGGATtcctgttcaaactctagaattgGAACTTTATTACAGTGCAAGAGAGGTAGGGAAACTTCCTGGGGCAACCAGCAAGGAACGTCAGAGGCCAATCAACAAAGAAATGCCATGGGTGATGACTATATGGAAATGGTTAAGCCCGAGAACTCATTAGATCCCAGGACTAACTCAATGTGTGTGGTTGAAGGTAGCTTGTCAAAGGGCTTTGCAGGACTTCTTTCTACAggttcttataaaccctaa